GTCTTTCCCCGACCCCTCCCCCTGCCCCACTGGGTTAGACTGGGTTCCTCCCCGCCGTGTCTATCGAAAATTGTACATCTCCTCACCGAGCAACGAACCGTTAACGCACCGGGCGTCACACTCTCGCAGATCATCCGGGAGGCCGGGCCGAACGTCGGCTCTCCTGCACCTGCCGGACGAAAGGAGACCCCATGCCTCAACGCCCGCCCAGCCGCCCGCCGCCCCGCGCCGGAGTGGCGCTCGCGCTGGCCGCCCTGCTCGCGGCCTGTTCCTCACCGTCCACCGCGCCGGGGACCGGACCCTACGAGTACGAGGCCGGGGTAGACTACTCGTGGTCGGATGTCCCTCCGGGCACGCCAGCGCAGGTCGAGGCCGGGTATCCCTGGCGGGGCGTGCGGGCGCTGAATACCCCGACCGACAACAGCCTGAGCGCCCTGACGTGGACCTCCGCCGTGAACGGGTACGGCCCGGTGGAACTCGACCGCAGCAACAATACCCGTGTGGGCGGCGACGGCCAGCCGCTGCGTATCGGCGGCGCAACTTACGCGACGGGGCTGGGAGTTCACGCCAATTCGGACATCAGCTACGCGCTGGGCGGGGCGTGCAGCCTGCTGACCGCGCAGGTCGGCGTGGACGACGAGGTGGGCGACCGGGGCAGCGCCGTCTTTCAGGTGTGGAACGGCACGGCGGCCAAACTCTACGACAGCGGCGTGATGCGCGGCACGGACGCGGCCAAACCCGTGAGCGTGGACGTGACCGGCGTGCAGAACCTGCGGCTCGTCGTCACCGACGCGGGTGACGGTATTCAGTTCGACCACGCCGACTGGGCCGAGGCGCGGGTGCGCTGCTCGGCCACCCAGCCCTCGGGCGAGAAGTTCCTGAGCGACCTCACGCCGGTCTCGGCGACGAACGGCTACGGCCCCTACGAGGTCAACCGCAGCAACGGCGAGCGCACCGCCGGGGATGGCCGCACGCTCACCGTCGGCGGCACGACCTACCCGCGCGGGCTGGGCGTCCACGCCGCGTCGCAGCTCGACTACGATCTGGGCGGCACCTGCTCGACCTTCAGCGCCTCGGTGGGTGTGGACGACGAGGTGGGGGATGCGGGCAGCGTCGTCTTCCGGGTGCTCGCCGACGGGGAGGTGCTGTTCGACAGCGGCACCCTGACCGGGCGTGACCCGGCCCGCTCGGTGAACGTGAGCGTGGCGGGCCGGGCGCGGCTGAGCCTTCAGGTGGGTGACGCGGGCGACCGGGTGAGCCACGACCACGCCGACTGGCTGAACGCCAAGGTGGTCTGCTCGGTGGTGCAGCCCACCGTGAGCGGGGTGGAGGTCAGCCCGCCCGCCGTGACGCTGACCGTGAACGGCACCCAGCAGCTCACCGCCGACGTGAAGGGCACCGGGGCCTACGACGCGGGCGTGACCTGGAGGACCGGGAACGCGGGCGTCGTCACCGTCAGCTCCACGGGCCTGATCACGGGGGTGGCGGCGGGCACGGCCACCCTGACGGCGACCTCGACCTTCGACCCCGGCAAGTCGGGCACGGCGCAGGTCACGGTGAACGCGCCCTCGACCCTCCCGCCGGGCGGCCTGCTGATCAACTTCCAGCCCGCCGCCTCGCGGCCCCCCACAGGCTACACGGCGGACACGGGCGCGGCCTACACGGACGCGCGCGGCTTCGGCTGGATCACCGAGGCGAGCGCGGGCAGTGGCGCTCCCGTGCCGCTCGACATCACGCCGAACTCACGGGACCGGGCGCTCGTCGGGCTGGACACGCGGCTCAACACCCTCCAGCACATGCAGTTCCCCGCCTCGGTCGCCAGCACGACGGCGGTCCGCACCCCCGCCGCTTGGGAGTACGCGCTGCCGAGCGGCGTCTACACCGTCACCGTCAGCGTGGGGGACGCGGGCAACTCCTACGACAGCACCCACCAGCTCAACCTTGAGGGCCAGCTCGCGGTGGGGGCCTTCACACCCACCCCGGCGCGCAAGTTCCGGTCCACCACCCTGCGCGTGCCCGTGACCGACGGACGCCTTACCGTGGACGCGCGCGGCGGCACGAACACGAAGATCAACTCCGTGGTCATCCGGCCCGGCGACCGCCCCAGCGTGCGCGGCACCACCCCGCAGGACGCGCAGACGATGGTGGCGACCACCGCGTCCCTCACGGCGGACGTGAACCTCCCCGCGAGCGCCATCGACCTCGCCACCCTCACCCCGGCGGCGGTGCGCCTCGTGGACGCGGGCACGGGCCAGGCGGTTCCCGCCTCCCTGAACACCTCGGGCGGGGGCGACGCGGTGGTCTTGCAGCCGTCGGGGCAGCTTCAGGCCCACACCCGCTACGTCTTCGAGATCACCGAGGCCCTGAGGGACACGCGCGGCGCGGCCTTCCTGCCCATGAGCCTGAGCTTCACGACGGGCGCGAGCACCACGGGGGGCGGCGTGGCCTTCGAGAAGATCGAGCTGCCGACCGCCCCCGTCATGCCCTACACGACCGTGGAGATGGGGCCGGACGGGCGGCTGTACGCGGCGACGCTGACGGGCGAAATCCTGCGCTTCGGCGTGTTGCCCGACGGCACGCTGGGCGAGCCGCAGGTCATCACGTCGGTGCAGGCGGCGGCGGGCGGGCCGCGCACCATCGTCGGGATGAAGTTCGACCCCGCCGCCACCGCCGACAACCTCGTGCTGTGGATGAGCAACAACCACTTCTGGGACGGCACGGCGAACTCCCCCGACTGGAGCGGCAAGATCACGCGTCTGAGCGGCCCGAACCTGGAAACCGTGCAGGACTACGTGGTGGGCCTGCCGCGCTCCATCCGCGACCATCAGACGAACAGCGTGGCCTTCCGCCCCGGCGAGCCGAACGCGCTGTACGTCTCGCAGGGCAGCAACGCGGCGATGGGCGCGCCCGACACCGCCTGGGGCAACCGCCCCGAGCGGCTGCTGAGCGGGGCGCTGCTGCGGGTGGACCTCTCGAAGATCACCTCGCCCCCCCTGAACGTGAAGACCGGCGAGGGCGGCCTGTATAACCCCTCCGCAGCGGGGGCCGCCGTCACGATCTTCGCCAGTGGCATCCGCAACGCCTACGACCTCGTGTGGCACACCAACGGCCAGCTCTACGTCCCCACGAACGGCTCGGCGGCGGGCGGCAACACGCCGGGCACCCCCGCCTCCCTTCCCGCCGCGTGCGCGAACCGCCCGGACGGCCCGTACACGGCCCCCCCCGTGCCCGCCCTGAGCAACGTGAGCGTGCAGCACGACTTCCTCTTCCGCATCACCCAGGGCGGCTACTACGGCCACCCCAACCCCCTGCGCTGCGAGTGGGTCATGAACGGCGGCAACCCCACGGCGGGGGGCGACCCCGCGCAGGTCGCCGAGTACCCGGTGGGCACCGCGCCCGACCGCAACTGGCGCGGCTTCTCCTACGACTTCGGCGAGCACGTCTCCGCCAACGGCGTGATCGAGGAGTACACGAGCGCCCCCACCTCGGCCCTGCGGAACAAGCTGCTCGTCGTGCGCTACAGCGCGGGCAAGGACATCATCGTCCTCACGCCGGGGGGGGCCAGCGGCGACATCGTGGCGGCCCAGACCTACGTCACCGGCCTGACCAACTTCAACCCCAGCCCCCTCGACCTCACGGAAAACCGCGCGACCGGCCACCTCTACGTCGCCCAGCTCGACGAGCAGACGGGCAGCGGCAAGCTCACGCTGGTGCGGCTGAAGTAGGCGGCCCGGCCCACATTCCCCCTACACTCCGCGCCGCCCGGCCCTCCCCGGCTGGCGCGGCGTCCTCTCTTCCCCTCCTCTTCCTTCCCGGAGGTTCGCCCCCATGACCCTGAGAGGCGTCCTGCTTACGCTGGCCTGCGCCCTGACCGTGCCGAGGGGGGAGGCGGGCGTGTCCCTCCCCCCGACCGCCCCGCCCCACACCCTGACGGTCAGCCGCGTCTACGCGGGCGCGGTGGCCTATCACCCGAGTGGGTCCCTCCTCGCTACCGGCAACGGCGAGGGTGAGGTCCGGCTGTGGCCGCTGACGGGGGGCCTGCCCGCCGGGGAGGGGGGAGCGCGCACCCTCCGGCAGCCCGGCGCGGTGCGGGCGCTCGCCTTCGGCCCGGACGGACGGGAGATCGCGGTCGTCGGTGGGGACGGGCGCGTGCGGCTGTGGGAGGTGGGGACGGGGCGGCTGCGGCGGGTGCTCGTGCCGGGCACCTACCACGTTACCTCCGTCGCCTTTTCCCCGGACGGGCGGACCCTCGCCACGGGCGGCGGCGACAACTCGGCGCTCTCCGGCCCCGGCAACGGCGTGCGGCTGTGGGACGCGGCGAGCGGGGGGGCCGTCGCCACGCTGCCCGGCCACACGGACGTGGTGACGGCGGTCGCCTTCTCCCCGGACGGGCGCACGCTCGCCAGCGCCAGCCGCGACGGCACCGCCCGGCTGTGGGACGCCGCCGCCCGGCGCGAGACGGCGACCCTGCGCGGTCACGAGGACCATGTGAACGCGCTCGCCTTCCACCCGGACGGCCAGGTCCTCGCCACCGGGGGCGCAGATGCCCGCGTGCGGCTGTGGGAGGTGCCGGGGGGCCGCCTCCTGCGGACGCTGAGCGGCCATGCCGGACCCGTGAGGGCGCTCGCCTACGCTCCGGGCGGCGCGGCCCTCGCCTCGGGTGGGGAGGATCGCCGCGTGCTCGTCCGGGACCCGGCGACGGGGCGGGTGCGGCGCGACCTCGGCGGCCACACGGCCACGGTGGAGGCCCTCGCCTTCAGCCCGCGCGGCGACACCCTGGCCTCGGTCGGGGGCCGGGACCGGACGGTGCGTCTGTGGGCGTGGCGATGAAACGGTCGTGGAAATCCTGACCTCCACCGCCGCCCGCCGCCGCTGGGGTCGAGGACGCCGACGAACGCCCGGTCATCTTCCAGACAGCGCATTCATGCCGCATGCCGCTGTTCGGCAGCACCACGCTTGATACTCCCCGGCCCGAGTCCCTTCGCCCTGACCCACCCCCGGCCAGCCGCCAAACGTTTGACGTTCAATTTTTGACCTTCACTTTCTCATTGATAAGTTCCCGACTCAATTTCTTGCTCATACCGTAGGTTTATTTATGGTAATCCGCAGTATGAGAAGGTTCCAGCCCATCTTATGTGGATTGCGGTCAGACTCATCAGGTTGGATACTTTTATCCTGAATCGCGCTCCCCGATTCCATGATTGGGGCGGAGTGACCGAGCATTGAGAGCGGGATTCGTCATTCAGTCTCGCAAGACGTGTCTCATCCCTCTTAAAGACCTAGACCTGTCAGTGGCGTTAAAGTTAAGTTGTCTACATCTCAGGCGAATTGAACAAGCCGTGAGAACTTATTTGATGAGTTCTTAGATTTGCCGTCCTGGTGAGCGTCCTCACTCTTCACACCCACCATTGTTTAGGTTTTAAATGAAGGTGTGTTCACCTGAAAGAAGGTCCAAATGAGAATGCGATTTGAAACGCGTAAAACGTGGACTTTTACACAGGGCGGCACTGGTGCATGCTCAGGGGCATGAGCGCCCCCTTCCTGCCACTTCCAAACCGGGCGACCCTGATGGGCACCCCACCGTCTTCCTCGTACCGGGGTTCACTTCAACTCGGGCACATTGCGCGCCATTGACCTCCGCGCAGTGAGGAGCGGGCGACTTTCCCCGCCTCCCCGTCCCCCCGGCTCATTCCACCCTGCCCCCGGCGGGGACCGGGGATGGAGGTTCATGTGCTGACCCTTCACCTGCTGGGACACGTTCACGTCACGCACGGGCAGCGGGCCGTGCCCATCTCGGCGAAGGCGGGCGCGCTGATCACGTACCTCGCCATCGAGAAGCTGCCGCAGCACCGCGAGCGGCTGGCCGACCTGCTGTGGGACACGCTGGAGTCTCGCAAGAACCTGCGGGTCGAACTCGCCCGCATCCGCTCGGCGGGGCTGGACGTGTTTCCGTCCAGCAGCCAGCTCCTGCACCTCGACCACGTGACAAGCGACTTCGACGCCTGGTGCTCGGACGCCCACCGCGACATGAACGAGCGCCAGCTCACGGGCTGGCTGGCGACCCTGCGCGGCCTGCCCTTCACCGGATTGGAGGACCTGGGCAGCTCGACCTTCCAGACGTGGGTGGACCAGCAGCGGTGGCTGATGATCGGGCAGATCGAGGGCCACCTGCGCCGGGCGTACTGGCGGCACGCCCGCGAGGGCCACGCCTGGGCGACCCGCCTCATCGCCGAGCGGGCGGAGGCGCTGGGCCTCGACGATCCGGCGCAGGAGGCGCAGGCGCAGACACAGGCCGAGGCCGCCGCACCGTTCCCCGTCCCCGGCGTGTTCCCGGCCCCTTCCCCTGTCCCCGCGCTCCCTTCTTCCCCCGCCCCCACCGTCGAGGCGGCCCTGTCCCCGGCTCCCGCGCCGCGCCGCGCCCTGACCGTCCACTTCGAGCGTCCCGCCGAGGAACGCGAGCTGCGCCGCGCGTTGGGGCAGGCCGAGGAGCAGGCGCGGCTGATCTACCTGCACGGTCCGGCGGGCAGCGGCAAGAGCTACCTGCTGCGACGCTTGGCCGCGCAGCTCGACTGGGCCACGGTGCCCGTCGCGTGCGGTCGCCCCGCCCGGCTGGTGGTGGCGGGCCTCGCCCAGGCCCTGCTGCGGCTGTGTGACCCCGCCGACGCCCCGACCCTGAACCACCTGCTGCTTCACCCGGCGGGGCTGGAGGAGGACGTGGTGAAGGTGGCCCACCTCCTCTCCGGGGTGCGCCGCCGGGTGCTGCTGGTCTTCGATCAGGCGCAGGACATGGCCCCCGACCTCCACCCGCTGCTGGAATTTCTCGTGGAGTCCTGCGACGAGGGGGGGCGGGCCTTCGTGGTGCTGGGCCGGGAGCCGTCGGCGCGGGTGCCGCTCGTGCGGGCGCTGCTGCGGCGGGTCGAGCGGCCCCGCCGTCTGGAGCTGTCGCTGGCGCTCCTGCCCGTGGCGAGCGTGCAGCAGCTTCTGGAGGCGCAGTTTCCCTTCGAGCCGTCGGGACGGGTGCGGGCCGCCGCCGCCCGGCTGCTCCAGCGCAGCGAGGGCAACCCCCTGCACCTGCTCAGCCTGCTCGCGGACGCCCCCAACCTGGAAAGCGCCCACGACGCCCCCATGCCCCAGGCCGTGCTCGACGCGTGCGGGGCCGAGCTGGGGCGCTGGCCCGCCCGGCTCGTCGAGGCCGCCGCCCGCCTGAGCGTGATCTGCGGCGGGTTCGACCTCGCCCTGGCGAGCGCGGCGCTCGGCGAGGAGACCGGGGTCACGGCGGCGCTGTTGCACGAGGCCCTCGAACTTCGCCTTCTGGAGGAGGTGGGGGCGCAGACGCCGCTCCCCCTGCCCCTCGGGTCGGTGCCGGGGCGGTCCCCCGAGGGCCAGGAGGCGGACCCCGACCGCGCGCCCGCCGGGGGCCGCTACCTCTTCCGCAGCGAGGGCCTGCGCCTCGCGCTCGCCCTGCGGCTCCCCCGGTTCGTGCGGCAGGAGGTGCGGTGCCGTCTCGCGGCGGCCCTGGCGGGCAGCGCCCCCGGCCTCGCCGCGTACTACGCCGGGCGCGCGGGCCTGCCGGAGGAGGCCGCGCGCCTGCGGGGCGAGTACCGCCGCCTCCTGCCGCACGACAGCCCCCTGCACCACGCCCCCACCGACCCGCCGGGCACGCCCCCCGCCCCGGTCCCGTTTCCCGTGTCGCCCGCGCCGGGGGCGGACGGCCCCCTCCCCGGTCCGTCCGACGCGCCGGTGGTTCACCAGGGCTACCGCCTCTTCCACGACCGGGGGGGCCTGAACATCCTCAGCTCGGCCCGCTACGGCCCGGCCCCCACGCTGACGCTGCGCCTGCCCGTGCCCCTCGCCGCGCCCGGTCAGCCCGCCGAGCTGCGGCTGCTGTGGCGGCTCGACCTCTACCGGGGCGGCGAGGAACTGGGGCCGACCGTGCCCCCCTTCGCCCTGCGCGTGACCGTGCCCGGCTCCGGGGTCGCGCACGTGCTCAGGCCGGGCGGGCCGTGCCTCTACCGCGAGGAGGACGCCGCCCAGGTCGCCCACGCGGGCGTCGGGCTGGGGGCCTGGATGGAACACCACCTGCACCTCGGCCCGGAGGAGGTGGGCGCGGGCACGGGCGTCCTCGAACTCAGCGTCCGCGCCGTGGACCTCGCCCTCACCCTCGCCGCCGTGCGCTGGAACGGGCGGGACCTGCCGCTCGCCGCCCCGGTCACGCGGCCCCACTCCCGGACGCTGGCGGGCCTGTAGAGCGGGCTTGCAGGGCAGTCGTCGGGAGGAGGCCCTCTGGAGACCGCCAGTCACCAGCAGGAGCACCGCCCGTCCCCCCCGCGCCCCCGGTCCCTCGTCGGACGGGGGCGTGTCCTGTCGTGGTCGGTCCCGTCGCTCCTCTTTTCCGGGGAGAGGAGGAGCGGCCAGGAGGCGGCGTGTGTGGGCGGGTGTTGTTCGCTCCTCTGCCCGGTAGACGGCTGGCCCCAGTCGTCCGGCGGAGAACCAGTCGTCCGGCGGAGAAGCGGGACATCCCGCCCCGACGCCTCGCGGACGGCCTACGGTCCGCCCCCCAACCCAGGCGCTGTGGCACGCCAGTTTTCGGCTGGATCGAGGCCTTCCCGAATCCCGCCCCCCATTGGCGATGCCGTAACGCCCCCCCTCCCATACTGGCCGCAGGGTGCGGAGAGGGCCGCGAGGGAGGCTGCAAGGTCCCCGCCCACCGCCACCCCCACCGCGTTTCCACGTCCCGCTCAAGACCCGCCGCTCACGCGCCGCCGTGGAGGTTCTATGTCTTTCCCAGTGTCGTTTCCGTCGCTTCGGCAGACTCACCGCCCGCCCGCACAGGCCGTCCTCTTCCACACCGCCCCGCGCACCCCCTGGGAACGCGCGTGAAGGCGATCATTCCCGCCGCCGGACTGGGCACCCGCCTGCGGCCCCTGACCTTCGCGCGGCCCAAGCCCGTGCTGCGG
The nucleotide sequence above comes from Deinococcus sp. YIM 134068. Encoded proteins:
- a CDS encoding NPCBM/NEW2 domain-containing protein, which produces MPQRPPSRPPPRAGVALALAALLAACSSPSTAPGTGPYEYEAGVDYSWSDVPPGTPAQVEAGYPWRGVRALNTPTDNSLSALTWTSAVNGYGPVELDRSNNTRVGGDGQPLRIGGATYATGLGVHANSDISYALGGACSLLTAQVGVDDEVGDRGSAVFQVWNGTAAKLYDSGVMRGTDAAKPVSVDVTGVQNLRLVVTDAGDGIQFDHADWAEARVRCSATQPSGEKFLSDLTPVSATNGYGPYEVNRSNGERTAGDGRTLTVGGTTYPRGLGVHAASQLDYDLGGTCSTFSASVGVDDEVGDAGSVVFRVLADGEVLFDSGTLTGRDPARSVNVSVAGRARLSLQVGDAGDRVSHDHADWLNAKVVCSVVQPTVSGVEVSPPAVTLTVNGTQQLTADVKGTGAYDAGVTWRTGNAGVVTVSSTGLITGVAAGTATLTATSTFDPGKSGTAQVTVNAPSTLPPGGLLINFQPAASRPPTGYTADTGAAYTDARGFGWITEASAGSGAPVPLDITPNSRDRALVGLDTRLNTLQHMQFPASVASTTAVRTPAAWEYALPSGVYTVTVSVGDAGNSYDSTHQLNLEGQLAVGAFTPTPARKFRSTTLRVPVTDGRLTVDARGGTNTKINSVVIRPGDRPSVRGTTPQDAQTMVATTASLTADVNLPASAIDLATLTPAAVRLVDAGTGQAVPASLNTSGGGDAVVLQPSGQLQAHTRYVFEITEALRDTRGAAFLPMSLSFTTGASTTGGGVAFEKIELPTAPVMPYTTVEMGPDGRLYAATLTGEILRFGVLPDGTLGEPQVITSVQAAAGGPRTIVGMKFDPAATADNLVLWMSNNHFWDGTANSPDWSGKITRLSGPNLETVQDYVVGLPRSIRDHQTNSVAFRPGEPNALYVSQGSNAAMGAPDTAWGNRPERLLSGALLRVDLSKITSPPLNVKTGEGGLYNPSAAGAAVTIFASGIRNAYDLVWHTNGQLYVPTNGSAAGGNTPGTPASLPAACANRPDGPYTAPPVPALSNVSVQHDFLFRITQGGYYGHPNPLRCEWVMNGGNPTAGGDPAQVAEYPVGTAPDRNWRGFSYDFGEHVSANGVIEEYTSAPTSALRNKLLVVRYSAGKDIIVLTPGGASGDIVAAQTYVTGLTNFNPSPLDLTENRATGHLYVAQLDEQTGSGKLTLVRLK
- a CDS encoding WD40 repeat domain-containing protein gives rise to the protein MTLRGVLLTLACALTVPRGEAGVSLPPTAPPHTLTVSRVYAGAVAYHPSGSLLATGNGEGEVRLWPLTGGLPAGEGGARTLRQPGAVRALAFGPDGREIAVVGGDGRVRLWEVGTGRLRRVLVPGTYHVTSVAFSPDGRTLATGGGDNSALSGPGNGVRLWDAASGGAVATLPGHTDVVTAVAFSPDGRTLASASRDGTARLWDAAARRETATLRGHEDHVNALAFHPDGQVLATGGADARVRLWEVPGGRLLRTLSGHAGPVRALAYAPGGAALASGGEDRRVLVRDPATGRVRRDLGGHTATVEALAFSPRGDTLASVGGRDRTVRLWAWR
- a CDS encoding AAA family ATPase; the encoded protein is MLTLHLLGHVHVTHGQRAVPISAKAGALITYLAIEKLPQHRERLADLLWDTLESRKNLRVELARIRSAGLDVFPSSSQLLHLDHVTSDFDAWCSDAHRDMNERQLTGWLATLRGLPFTGLEDLGSSTFQTWVDQQRWLMIGQIEGHLRRAYWRHAREGHAWATRLIAERAEALGLDDPAQEAQAQTQAEAAAPFPVPGVFPAPSPVPALPSSPAPTVEAALSPAPAPRRALTVHFERPAEERELRRALGQAEEQARLIYLHGPAGSGKSYLLRRLAAQLDWATVPVACGRPARLVVAGLAQALLRLCDPADAPTLNHLLLHPAGLEEDVVKVAHLLSGVRRRVLLVFDQAQDMAPDLHPLLEFLVESCDEGGRAFVVLGREPSARVPLVRALLRRVERPRRLELSLALLPVASVQQLLEAQFPFEPSGRVRAAAARLLQRSEGNPLHLLSLLADAPNLESAHDAPMPQAVLDACGAELGRWPARLVEAAARLSVICGGFDLALASAALGEETGVTAALLHEALELRLLEEVGAQTPLPLPLGSVPGRSPEGQEADPDRAPAGGRYLFRSEGLRLALALRLPRFVRQEVRCRLAAALAGSAPGLAAYYAGRAGLPEEAARLRGEYRRLLPHDSPLHHAPTDPPGTPPAPVPFPVSPAPGADGPLPGPSDAPVVHQGYRLFHDRGGLNILSSARYGPAPTLTLRLPVPLAAPGQPAELRLLWRLDLYRGGEELGPTVPPFALRVTVPGSGVAHVLRPGGPCLYREEDAAQVAHAGVGLGAWMEHHLHLGPEEVGAGTGVLELSVRAVDLALTLAAVRWNGRDLPLAAPVTRPHSRTLAGL